A window from Nothobranchius furzeri strain GRZ-AD chromosome 17, NfurGRZ-RIMD1, whole genome shotgun sequence encodes these proteins:
- the plcxd3 gene encoding PI-PLC X domain-containing protein 3 isoform X2: MALCCVLGSHDSFSFYIDEASPVGPEQPETVQNFVSVFGTVAKKLMRKWLATQTMNFNSQLEAGIRFFDLRISTKPRDPDNELYFAHGLFSATVREGLEQISTFLSSHAKEVVFLDFNHFYGVQNQHHEKLVAMLQEVFGEKLCPAVFAHEVSLKYLWEKEYQVLVFYHHPMALEVPFLWPGQMMPSPWANTTDPEKLVQFLQASVTDRRRKGTFFVSQVVLTPKASTVMKGVASGLRETITERALPGMMQWIRSQRPGESGINIITADFVELGEFISAVISLNYHHLEDDDDDAT, from the exons ATGGCGCTGTGCTGTGTTCTTG GTTCCCACGATTCCTTCAGCTTCTACATTGATGAGGCGTCTCCGGTGGGGCCCGAGCAGCCAGAGACGGTGCAGAACTTTGTGTCCGTGTTTGGCACGGTAGCCAAGAAGCTCATGAGAAAGTGGCTGGCTACACAGACGATGAACTTCAACAGCCAACTAGAGGCTGGGATCCGCTTCTTTGACCTGCGCATCTCCACCAAGCCCCGCGACCCTGACAACGAGCTGTACTTTGCCCACGGACTCTTCAGTGCCACG GTACGAGAAGGTCTCGAGCAGATCAGTACTTTCCTCTCATCGCACGCCAAAGAGGTTGTTTTCCTGGACTTCAACCACTTCTACGGCGTGCAGAACCAGCACCATGAAAAACTGGTGGCCATGTTGCAAGAAGTGTTTGGAGAAAAACTCTGCCCGGCTGTTTTTGCACATGAG GTGTCTCTGAAGTACCTGTGGGAGAAGGAGTACCAGGTGCTCGTCTTCTATCATCACCCTATGGCGCTGGAGGTGCCCTTCCTGTGGCCAGGCCAGATGATGCCATCTCCGTGGGCCAACACCACCGACCCAGAGAAGCTGGTTCAGTTTCTGCAGGCATCTGTAACCGATCGCAG GAGGAAGGGGACATTCTTCGTCTCCCAGGTGGTTCTGACGCCAAAGGCGAGCACTGTGATGAAGGGCGTGGCAAGTGGATTGAGGGAGACAATTACAGAAAG GGCGCTGCCGGGCATGATGCAGTGGATCCGATCACAGCGACCTGGAGAAAGcggcatcaacatcatcaccgcaGATTTCGTCGAGCTCGGAGAATTCATCAGCGCCGTCATCAGCCTCAACTACCATCAcctggaagacgacgacgacgacgcaaCCTGA